The genomic interval AAGCGCTTCGCGGTCCCGTAGTCCTTCTTCGCGTTGCGGACGAAGACGGTGGGCTTGCCGGTGAGCAGGCCGACGGCGGTGGCGATCGGCACGCCGCCGAGCTCGGGGCCGGCGAGGCGGTCGTAGCCGCTCGCGTCGCCGGCGAGCGCGGCGACGCGCACGGCCAGCTCGCGCAGGACCTCCGGGCGGGTGACGAAGCCGTACTTGTCGAGGTAGTACGAGCTCTTGCGGCCCGAGCGGAGCGTGAAGTCGCCCCGGAGAAGAGCGCTTTCGGAGACGGCCCGGAGGAAGTCGGCGTCGGTCATGGGGGGAACGTAAGGCGGGGGCGAGGGAGGGAAGAAGCGAAGAAGTGAGGAAGTGAGGAAGTGAGGAAGTGGGGAAGTGGGGAAGTGGGGAAGTGGGGACGCGAGGGGGTGGGGGCGGCGGCTGTGCCGGCCGGTTGGGGTGGGATTTGGTTTGGGCTGGAGTTCGCTCTTGTCTTTGGGTTGCGCTTGCCTGCTGAGCGGCGGGGGCGCTGGCGGGGCGTAGCCTCGCCGCGTGGCCGCCCGCTCGCTCTCCAACGCCGTGCTCGTGCTGACAGGCGCCTCCTCGGGGATCGGGGCGGCGGTGGCCGAGGCGGCGGGCGCGGCGGGGATGCGGGCGGTGCTCAACGGGCGTCGGGCGGAGAAGCTCCAGGCGGTGGCGGAGCGGGTGCGGGCGGCGGGCGGGGAAGCGCTTGCGGTGCCCGGCGACGTCACCCGCGAGGCGGACGTGGAGGAGCTGTTCGCCGCGGCGGCGGAGGCCTTCGGGGGCGTGGACGCGGTGCTGGCCAACGCGGGCTACGGGCTGGAGAAACGCTTCGACGCGACCTCGATGCGCGAGCACCGGGCGATCTTCGAGACCAACCACTTCGGCACGCTCCTGACGCTGCGCGCGGGGCTGGCGGCGGTGCGGGCGGAGCCCGGAGGCCTCCGGCACCTCCTGGTCACCAGCTCGTGCGTGTCGGAGCTGGGCCCGCCGCGTTTCGGGGCCTACGCCGCGACGAAGGCGGCCCAGGACGCGGTCGCTCAAGCGCTGCGGGCGGAGGTCGCGGCGGAGGGGATCCGCGTGACGACGATCCACCCGGTCGGCACGAGAACCGAATTCTTCGACACCGCCGCCGCGAACAGCGGGACCGACCGCAGCCTCGCCGACACGAACACGCCGGACCTCTTCACGCAGACCGCCGGGCACGTCGCCCGCCGGGTGATCGCGGCGCTCAAGCGACCGGTCGCCGAGGTGTGGCCGTCCCGGCCGGCCCGCTTCGCCTTCGCCGCGGCGACGGCCTTCCCGGGCCTCACCGCGTGGGGCCTGGCCCGGGCCGCGGCCCGGATGGAGAAGCAGGGCCGGTGAGCGACGCGCAGGTCGAGCTGGGCGAGGAGACCGAGGGCCCGAGCGGCTGGTCGTGGCCGGCCCGCGTGTTCGCCCGCGGACGCCTGCGCGAACTCGACGTGAGGCTGTCGTTCCAGGATTACGACCTCTGGTGCCGCGGCCGCGTCCCCCCCGCGCGCGTCGCGGCGGCCTGCGTGGCGTGGCTCTGCGGCGTGGAGGACCCGGCCACCCTCGCGGACCCCTTCGACTGCGCCCGGGCGCGGCGGTCGCACCCCGCGATCGACGCGGAGCTCCCGGAGCGGCTGGGGATCCGGATGAGCGGGTGAAGACCTCCGCGTCGCCGGGCCGGCTCCGCTCCACGTCGCGACCGCGAGCCTCAGCCCAGCGACCGCAGCGCCGCCTTGCAGGCCTGCCCCAGCGGGACCGCCTCGCCGCGGGGGCCTAGGGAGCCGTCCCGCGCCACCAGCTCCACCGTCGGCGTGTCGGCGGAGAGGCCCTTGTCGCCGACGACGATCCGCAGCGGGAAGCCGATCAGGTCGGCGTCCTTGAACTTGGGCCCCGGCCGCCCGTCGCGGTCGTCGATGAGCACGTCGTGCCCGGCCTCCTCCAGGCTGGCCGCCAGGTTCCGGCAGACGTCGGCGACCTGGCTGTCGGGCTCCCACGCGATCGGCGTGATGACGACCGCGTAGGGCGCGAGCGCGACGGGCCAGATGATGCCGTCGGCGTCGTGGCCGCTCTTCTTCTCCGCGGTCGAGCGGCCGGTGCTCTCGATGGCCGAGGCGA from Phycisphaera mikurensis NBRC 102666 carries:
- a CDS encoding SDR family NAD(P)-dependent oxidoreductase, yielding MAARSLSNAVLVLTGASSGIGAAVAEAAGAAGMRAVLNGRRAEKLQAVAERVRAAGGEALAVPGDVTREADVEELFAAAAEAFGGVDAVLANAGYGLEKRFDATSMREHRAIFETNHFGTLLTLRAGLAAVRAEPGGLRHLLVTSSCVSELGPPRFGAYAATKAAQDAVAQALRAEVAAEGIRVTTIHPVGTRTEFFDTAAANSGTDRSLADTNTPDLFTQTAGHVARRVIAALKRPVAEVWPSRPARFAFAAATAFPGLTAWGLARAAARMEKQGR
- the pyrE gene encoding orotate phosphoribosyltransferase — translated: MTDADFLRAVSESALLRGDFTLRSGRKSSYYLDKYGFVTRPEVLRELAVRVAALAGDASGYDRLAGPELGGVPIATAVGLLTGKPTVFVRNAKKDYGTAKRFEGTLERGDRVVVTEDIATSGGQAIEAARLLRDDCGCEVVRVVVAIDREEGGREAVEEAGFAFASVLTKTELGID